A single window of Acinetobacter wuhouensis DNA harbors:
- a CDS encoding IS3-like element ISAba14 family transposase (programmed frameshift), which translates to MARRPRRNHSNDFKAKVALAAIKAEKTLAELSAEFDVHQNQIIDWKNQLISASSQAFDQSKAPTEPPIDLKKLHAKIGEQALEIGFFRRCVEETGPLQPQKLIDDSLQISVSKQAKLLKVSRGCYYYRPKPVSASDLKLMRCIDELHMQYPFAGSRMMRDLLNRQGHHIGRRHTRTLMKKMGIQALYCKPNLSQANQAHRKYPYLLKGLAIQRSNQVWSTDITYIPMAKGFVYLCAVIDWHSRKVLAHRVSISMEVDFCISALNEAIEKYGRPEIFNTDQGSQFTSDAFIDVLKSNGIQISMDGKGRWVDNVMVERLWRSVKYEEVYLKAYSSVTDAKKQLSAYFEFYNLKRPHSSLDKMTPNEFYYDQLPQQNKVA; encoded by the exons ATGGCACGTAGACCAAGAAGAAATCATTCAAATGATTTTAAAGCTAAGGTAGCACTTGCTGCGATTAAAGCAGAAAAAACACTTGCTGAATTGAGTGCTGAGTTTGATGTTCATCAAAACCAAATTATTGACTGGAAAAATCAATTGATCTCAGCTTCCTCGCAAGCTTTCGATCAATCAAAAGCTCCAACAGAACCACCCATCGATCTAAAAAAACTACATGCAAAAATCGGTGAGCAGGCATTAGAAATTG GATTTTTTAGAAGGTGTGTTGAAGAAACTGGGCCGCTTCAACCACAAAAGTTAATCGACGACTCACTTCAGATTTCAGTATCTAAGCAAGCTAAGCTGCTGAAAGTCTCCCGTGGTTGTTATTACTATCGCCCAAAACCTGTGAGTGCATCAGATCTGAAGCTGATGCGATGTATTGATGAATTACATATGCAATATCCTTTTGCAGGCAGTCGTATGATGCGTGATTTGTTGAATCGTCAAGGACATCATATAGGACGACGTCATACACGTACTTTAATGAAGAAAATGGGTATTCAGGCGTTATATTGCAAACCAAATTTAAGCCAGGCTAATCAAGCTCACCGTAAATATCCATATCTGCTCAAAGGGTTGGCTATTCAGCGCAGTAATCAAGTGTGGTCTACGGATATAACGTATATCCCTATGGCAAAAGGCTTTGTTTATTTATGTGCTGTGATTGATTGGCATAGCCGCAAGGTACTTGCGCATAGGGTATCGATTAGTATGGAGGTGGATTTTTGTATTTCGGCTTTAAATGAAGCGATTGAAAAATATGGTCGACCTGAAATATTTAATACAGACCAAGGCAGCCAGTTTACCAGTGATGCATTTATTGATGTATTGAAATCAAATGGCATTCAAATCAGTATGGATGGTAAAGGTCGATGGGTAGATAATGTGATGGTTGAACGATTATGGCGGAGCGTTAAATATGAAGAGGTGTATCTCAAAGCTTATAGCAGTGTCACAGATGCGAAAAAGCAATTAAGTGCATATTTTGAGTTTTATAATTTGAAACGACCTCATTCGAGTCTAGACAAAATGACACCAAATGAGTTTTACTATGATCAGCTACCCCAACAAAACAAGGTGGCTTAA